CGGTCGGATAGGCGATCAGGCCCCCTGCTTTCAGGATGTCCACCACCCGCTCGATCAGTCGCTGCTGAGGATTTTCCGGATTGATGCTAAACAGCATGACGGTTGCCCGAATTTTGTTAAAAGCAAAGCCCACAAGGGTGCATCGCCGCCCGATCTTATTTAAAATCAAGGAAGTGGTGCGCCCGTCCCCGGTTGTGTTGCGATACGCGGAAGCGCTAACTTATTACGGGCCGCAGGGGGTGTCAAGCGGCCAAATAAAGATTGATAAAGACCATCTCATTTGTTAATTTGCCGAATGAATCGGTTTCGGAACCGATGCGGAAAGGATGCTCTTTTCAACGGATTCATCGCCTGCACACCGAAGCCTTCGGGACCCCCCGCTTCCCGGCCCGCAACTGCACGTTTCCCGGTCCGGACCGGTCATTGAGGGACGTCACCGTTAATCGCCACCGCCGACCCGGCAAACTTCCATACGAATGCGGAGGATTTCATGACCGACCAGATTACGGCAGAAGCATATTCCTTTGATGACGTTCTGCTTGTGCCCAGCTATTCCGATGTTCTGCCTAAGGACGTCGATACCCGAACCCGTTTGACCCGTAACCTGAACCTGAACATACCCATCGTCAGCGCCGCCATGGATACGGTAACCGAGGCGCAAACTGCCATCACCATGGCCCGGGAAGGCGGCATCGGGTTCATCCATCGCAACATGAGCGTCAAGAGCCAGGCCATGGAAGTGGACCAGGTGAAAAAGTCGGAAAGCGGCATGATCGTGGATCCGCTGACCATCGGTCCGGAGCGGCCCATCGAGGAAGTGATGGCGCTGATGGCCCGGTACCGCATCTCCGGCGTTCCCGTGACCCAAGGCAATCAACTGGTGGGCATTGTCACCAACCGGGATCTGCGGTTCGAGACGGACATGACCAAGAAGGTCAGCGACGTCATGACCAGCAAAAAGCTGGTGACGGTGAGCGAGGGGATCGGCCTGGAAGAGTCCAAGAAACTGCTCCACGAACACCGCATCGAAAAACTGCTGGTGGTGGATAAAAACGGCCGCCTGACGGGCATGATCACCATCAAGGATATCGAGAAGATCAAAAAATACCCCAACGCCTGCAAAGACACCATGGGACGGTTGCGGGTCGGTGCCGCCGTCGGGGTGGGCGAGGATATGATGGATCGCGCCCAGGCCCTGCTGAATGCCGGAGCCGATGTCCTGTTGATCGATACCTCCCACGGCCATTCCGGCAACGTCATCCGCGCCGTGCAGCGCCTGAAGGGGGATTTTCCGGAGATGCAGTTGGTCGCCGGCAACGTGGGAACCGGCGCAGGCGCCCAGGCGCTCATCGACGCCGGGGTGGATGCCGTCAAGATCGGCATCGGTCCGGGTTCCATCTGCACCACCCGCATCGTGGCCGGTAT
This window of the uncultured Desulfosarcina sp. genome carries:
- the guaB gene encoding IMP dehydrogenase, which gives rise to MTDQITAEAYSFDDVLLVPSYSDVLPKDVDTRTRLTRNLNLNIPIVSAAMDTVTEAQTAITMAREGGIGFIHRNMSVKSQAMEVDQVKKSESGMIVDPLTIGPERPIEEVMALMARYRISGVPVTQGNQLVGIVTNRDLRFETDMTKKVSDVMTSKKLVTVSEGIGLEESKKLLHEHRIEKLLVVDKNGRLTGMITIKDIEKIKKYPNACKDTMGRLRVGAAVGVGEDMMDRAQALLNAGADVLLIDTSHGHSGNVIRAVQRLKGDFPEMQLVAGNVGTGAGAQALIDAGVDAVKIGIGPGSICTTRIVAGIGVPQVSAIMNCREVSEKTGVPLIADGGIKFSGDITKALGAGAHTIMIGGLFAGTEESPGETILFQGRSYKVYRGMGSLEAMKKGSKDRYYQTEQESDDKLVPEGIVGRVPYRGTLSGNIHQLIGGLKAGMGYVGCRSIEELREKARFVKISAAGMRESHVHDVIITKEAPNYRVDN